From one Lycium barbarum isolate Lr01 chromosome 6, ASM1917538v2, whole genome shotgun sequence genomic stretch:
- the LOC132643661 gene encoding COP9 signalosome complex subunit 2 isoform X2, with translation MGSDMEDYGFEYSDEEPEEQDVDIENQYYNSKGLVETEPEAALEGFAEVVRMEPEKAEWGFKALKQTVKLYYKLGKYKEMMDAYREMLTYIKSAVTRNYSEKCINNIMDFVSGSASQNFSLLQEFYQTTLKALEEAKNERLWFKTNLKLCKIWFDIGEYGRMSKILKELHKSCQKEDGTDDQKKGTQLLEVYAIEIQMYTETKNNKKLKELYNKALSVKSAIPHPRIMGIIRECGGKMHMAERQWAEAATDFFEAFKNYDEAGNQRRIQCLKYLVLANMLMESEVNPFDGQEAKPYKNDPEILAMTNLIAAYQRNEILEFEKILKSNRRTIMDDPFIRNYIEDLLRNVRTQVLLKIIKPYTRIRIPFISKELNVPEKDVEELLVSLILDNRIHGHIDQVNRLLECGDRSKGMKKYAAIDKWNTQLKSLYQTVGNRIC, from the exons ATGGGCTCTG ATATGGAAGACTATGGATTCGAGTATTCGGATGAGGAACCTGAAGAACAAGATGTTGATATTGAAAATCAATACTACAACTCTAAAg GCTTGGTTGAAACAGAACCAGAGGCAGCACTTGAGGGTTTTGCTGAAGTAGTTCGTATGGAACCTGAGAAGGCTGAGTG GGGATTTAAAGCTTTAAAGCAAACTGTTAAGCTTTACTATAAGTTAGGGAAGTACAAGGAAATGATGGATGCTTACAGAGAAATGCTAACCTACATCAAGTCAGCAGTGACAAGAAATTATAGTGAAAAGTgtattaacaatatcatggattTCGTCTCAGGATCAGCTAGTCAGAACTTCAGTCTCCTACAAGAGTTCTACCAGACAACGTTGAAAGCCCTTGAAGAGGCAAAGAATGAG AGATTGTGGTTCAAGACAAATCTAAAACTTTGCAAAATTTGGTTTGACATTGGGGAGTACGGACGAATGAGTAAG ATTTTGAAAGAACTCCACAAATCTTGTCAAAAAGAAGATGGCACTGATGACCAGAAGAAAGGCACACAATTGTTGGAGGTATATGCAATAGAGATCCAAATGTACACGGAGACGAAAAATAACAAAAAACTGAAG GAGCTATACAATAAAGCACTTTCAGTCAAGTCAGCAATCCCTCACCCAAGAATAATGGGAATAATTCGTGAATGTGGAGGAAAAATGCATATGGCAGAGCGGCAATGGGCAGAAGCAGCTACAGACTTCTTTGAAGCTTTCAAGAACTATGATGAAGCTGGGAATCAGAGGCGCATCCAGTGTCTAAA GTACTTGGTTCTGGCAAATATGCTGATGGAGTCCGAGGTTAACCCTTTTGATGGCCAAGAAGCAAAACC GTACAAAAATGACCCTGAGATACTGGCAATGACTAACCTTATAGCAGCATATCAACGAAATGAGATCTTGGAGTTTGAGAAAATTCTTAAG AGTAATAGAAGAACAATAATGGATGATCCCTTCATTAGAAATTACATCGAAGATCTTTTAAGAAATGTCAGAACCCAAGTGCTGCTGAAGATCATTAAGCCTTACACAAGAATCCGGATTCCCTTCATTTCCAAG GAGCTCAATGTGCCAGAAAAAGACGTCGAGGAGTTGTTGGTCTCACTCATCTTGGACAACCGTATCCATGGGCACATTGATCAAGTGAACCGGTTGCTAGAGTGTGGAGATAG ATCGAAAGGAATGAAAAAATACGCTGCCATTGACAAATGGAACACACAACTTAAGTCTCTGTACCAAACTGTTGGCAACAGAATATGTTGA
- the LOC132643661 gene encoding COP9 signalosome complex subunit 2 isoform X1, with amino-acid sequence MGSDADMEDYGFEYSDEEPEEQDVDIENQYYNSKGLVETEPEAALEGFAEVVRMEPEKAEWGFKALKQTVKLYYKLGKYKEMMDAYREMLTYIKSAVTRNYSEKCINNIMDFVSGSASQNFSLLQEFYQTTLKALEEAKNERLWFKTNLKLCKIWFDIGEYGRMSKILKELHKSCQKEDGTDDQKKGTQLLEVYAIEIQMYTETKNNKKLKELYNKALSVKSAIPHPRIMGIIRECGGKMHMAERQWAEAATDFFEAFKNYDEAGNQRRIQCLKYLVLANMLMESEVNPFDGQEAKPYKNDPEILAMTNLIAAYQRNEILEFEKILKSNRRTIMDDPFIRNYIEDLLRNVRTQVLLKIIKPYTRIRIPFISKELNVPEKDVEELLVSLILDNRIHGHIDQVNRLLECGDRSKGMKKYAAIDKWNTQLKSLYQTVGNRIC; translated from the exons ATGGGCTCTG ATGCAGATATGGAAGACTATGGATTCGAGTATTCGGATGAGGAACCTGAAGAACAAGATGTTGATATTGAAAATCAATACTACAACTCTAAAg GCTTGGTTGAAACAGAACCAGAGGCAGCACTTGAGGGTTTTGCTGAAGTAGTTCGTATGGAACCTGAGAAGGCTGAGTG GGGATTTAAAGCTTTAAAGCAAACTGTTAAGCTTTACTATAAGTTAGGGAAGTACAAGGAAATGATGGATGCTTACAGAGAAATGCTAACCTACATCAAGTCAGCAGTGACAAGAAATTATAGTGAAAAGTgtattaacaatatcatggattTCGTCTCAGGATCAGCTAGTCAGAACTTCAGTCTCCTACAAGAGTTCTACCAGACAACGTTGAAAGCCCTTGAAGAGGCAAAGAATGAG AGATTGTGGTTCAAGACAAATCTAAAACTTTGCAAAATTTGGTTTGACATTGGGGAGTACGGACGAATGAGTAAG ATTTTGAAAGAACTCCACAAATCTTGTCAAAAAGAAGATGGCACTGATGACCAGAAGAAAGGCACACAATTGTTGGAGGTATATGCAATAGAGATCCAAATGTACACGGAGACGAAAAATAACAAAAAACTGAAG GAGCTATACAATAAAGCACTTTCAGTCAAGTCAGCAATCCCTCACCCAAGAATAATGGGAATAATTCGTGAATGTGGAGGAAAAATGCATATGGCAGAGCGGCAATGGGCAGAAGCAGCTACAGACTTCTTTGAAGCTTTCAAGAACTATGATGAAGCTGGGAATCAGAGGCGCATCCAGTGTCTAAA GTACTTGGTTCTGGCAAATATGCTGATGGAGTCCGAGGTTAACCCTTTTGATGGCCAAGAAGCAAAACC GTACAAAAATGACCCTGAGATACTGGCAATGACTAACCTTATAGCAGCATATCAACGAAATGAGATCTTGGAGTTTGAGAAAATTCTTAAG AGTAATAGAAGAACAATAATGGATGATCCCTTCATTAGAAATTACATCGAAGATCTTTTAAGAAATGTCAGAACCCAAGTGCTGCTGAAGATCATTAAGCCTTACACAAGAATCCGGATTCCCTTCATTTCCAAG GAGCTCAATGTGCCAGAAAAAGACGTCGAGGAGTTGTTGGTCTCACTCATCTTGGACAACCGTATCCATGGGCACATTGATCAAGTGAACCGGTTGCTAGAGTGTGGAGATAG ATCGAAAGGAATGAAAAAATACGCTGCCATTGACAAATGGAACACACAACTTAAGTCTCTGTACCAAACTGTTGGCAACAGAATATGTTGA